One window of the Babesia bovis T2Bo chromosome 2, whole genome shotgun sequence genome contains the following:
- a CDS encoding TFIIS helical bundle-like domain family protein, translating to MDQSYDELSDLSDGIETQNEPTLQDSAPASPTLEFDDVEQTEQNHSIPSESDNENTEHTVETSGTPNEDVDSTAEGKNRLSKKAFIGKDEDYDTSAAHNTSDSSENIKVPKKTSLNKKNRSKKNHDIDGDFIPPTNAFDKNHLDADYDSDNDVSERKVQKKKNATAGKIYFDEVLKRVKERRKKTVQMTPEECQHYCRQLIDRMLKAASDDLAAVQQGKPGLAKLKMINDLSNFAKPAWRNWCITEGAAVAMAAWISPLPDGTLPNLTVRAKVLEIALLLPFQPSDLRDNDLGRQIVALWKHPDETDANRVLIRSIVQKWVRPMLGLASSYADIQQDYTINSKSNVLSMEGDVKERKMALKYAQHKAQMGSIIVNQERINSKLSQLFKGVDSKRKIPNRATKVSIDGTSS from the coding sequence ATGGATCAAAGCTATGATGAATTATCGGATCTTAGTGATGGAATCGAAACGCAAAATGAGCCCACCCTGCAGGACTCAGCTCCAGCGTCACCAACGCTAGAGTTTGATGACGTCGAACAAACTGAACAAAATCATAGTATTCCATCAGAATCAGACAATGAAAACACAGAGCATACGGTAGAAACGTCTGGTACGCCAAACGAAGATGTTGATTCCACAGCTGAGGGCAAGAATAGATTGAGTAAGAAGGCATTTATCGGTAAAGACGAGGATTATGACACATCAGCAGCTCATAACACGAGTGATTCATCGGAAAACATCAAAGTGCCCAAGAAAACAAGTTTGAATAAAAAAAACAGAAGCAAAAAGAATCATGACATTGATGGAGATTTCATACCGCCGACAAATGCTTTTGATAAGAACCATCTAGATGCGGATTATGACTCAGATAATGATGTATCAGAAAGAAAAGTACAAAAGAAGAAAAATGCGACTGCTGGAAAGATATACTTCGACGAAGTGCTGAAAAGGGTCAAGGAACGTAGGAAGAAAACTGTACAAATGACACCGGAAGAATGTCAACACTACTGTAGACAGTTAATAGATAGGATGTTAAAGGCCGCTTCGGATGATCTTGCCGCCGTGCAACAGGGTAAACCAGGCTTGGCTAAACTGAAGATGATTAACGATTTATCTAATTTTGCTAAACCAGCGTGGAGAAACTGGTGTATAACAGAAGGTGCTGCCGTAGCCATGGCAGCATGGATATCGCCACTACCAGATGGAACACTCCCTAATCTTACGGTTAGAGCTAAAGTGCTAGAAATAGCATTATTGCTACCATTCCAACCAAGTGATCTTAGAGATAACGATCTTGGAAGACAAATAGTTGCATTGTGGAAACATCCAGACGAAACAGATGCTAATAGAGTACTCATTAGGTCAATTGTACAAAAATGGGTCAGACCCATGCTAGGACTTGCATCAAGTTATGCCGATATACAACAAGACTACACAATAAACAGTAAATCAAACGTGTTATCGATGGAAGGAGATGTTAAAGAACGTAAAATGGCGTTAAAATATGCACAACACAAAGCACAAATGGGTAGCATTATCGTAAACCAAGAAAGAATCAACTCAAAATTATCACAACTATTCAAAGGAGTTGATTCCAAACGCAAAATACCAAATAGGGCCACAAAGGTCAGTATAGATGGTACATCATCCTAA